A single Providencia manganoxydans DNA region contains:
- a CDS encoding PLP-dependent aminotransferase family protein, which yields MSNIFKVDSTLNEPLYMQLYHRFRDAIDSGQLLAEQRVPSIRALASELNLARGTVELTYQLLISEGILIGRGAKGTFIAPMANCLRNKKSIITPNFNQDTHNSKVTSFYHENEVLPFQLGIPALDAFPLTLWNRLMHRVLRNTESVQLGYPDPQGFIGLREALASYLAVSRGVVCSPEQIFISSGYRASLLLILRSLFQEGDVGWFEEPGYHIAREFLQKMGMVLVPIDVDAEGINVHLGNKTAAKARFALVTPTHQSPTNVTLSLERRMDLLEWANKHKSWVIEDDYDSEFRYLGRPIPALKNLDNDNRVIYCGTLSKALFPSLRLSYMVVPTHQVARFKSTAQQLGGNSPIWTQQVSQLFIQEGHFSRHLRKMRNLYRQRRQYLIDAINQVFADILFVHQQSGGMHIVAELINGQSSERFVKQANRQGIGIQSLTSWMQSNHSTQIILLGFTNIKSAQDAFELCLKLKNCYFLTQ from the coding sequence GTGAGTAATATATTTAAAGTTGATAGTACGCTAAATGAACCACTGTATATGCAGTTATACCATCGTTTTCGTGATGCAATCGATTCAGGGCAATTGCTTGCTGAACAACGAGTACCTTCGATCCGTGCTCTAGCAAGTGAATTAAACCTTGCGAGAGGGACAGTCGAGTTAACTTATCAGCTATTGATTAGTGAAGGAATATTGATTGGGCGAGGGGCTAAAGGTACATTTATTGCGCCAATGGCGAATTGTTTGCGCAATAAAAAATCAATTATAACGCCTAATTTCAATCAGGATACACACAACTCTAAGGTTACCAGTTTCTATCATGAAAATGAGGTATTGCCTTTTCAACTTGGTATTCCTGCTTTGGATGCATTTCCTTTGACATTATGGAATCGGTTAATGCATCGAGTTTTACGTAATACGGAGTCTGTGCAACTGGGCTATCCTGATCCACAAGGTTTTATTGGTTTAAGAGAAGCATTAGCGAGTTATTTAGCTGTATCAAGAGGCGTAGTTTGCTCCCCTGAGCAAATTTTTATTTCTTCAGGCTATAGAGCAAGTTTACTTTTAATTTTACGCAGTTTATTCCAAGAAGGGGATGTAGGTTGGTTCGAGGAGCCTGGATACCATATCGCTCGAGAGTTTTTGCAAAAAATGGGGATGGTTTTAGTGCCTATTGATGTTGATGCGGAGGGAATAAATGTTCATTTAGGTAATAAAACAGCCGCAAAAGCGAGGTTTGCGTTAGTGACACCGACTCATCAAAGCCCGACTAATGTCACTTTATCGTTAGAAAGACGTATGGATTTGCTTGAATGGGCAAATAAACATAAAAGCTGGGTAATTGAAGATGACTATGACAGTGAATTTCGTTATTTAGGTCGTCCAATTCCTGCGTTGAAAAACCTTGATAATGACAATAGGGTTATCTACTGTGGAACCTTAAGTAAGGCATTATTTCCTTCTTTACGTCTCTCATATATGGTTGTGCCTACTCACCAAGTCGCTCGATTTAAAAGTACAGCACAACAATTAGGTGGGAATAGCCCAATATGGACACAACAAGTCAGCCAATTATTCATCCAAGAAGGTCATTTTTCGCGTCATTTACGAAAAATGCGCAATCTATATCGACAGAGGCGGCAATACTTAATTGATGCAATAAACCAAGTCTTTGCTGACATTTTATTTGTTCATCAGCAGTCAGGGGGGATGCATATTGTTGCCGAGCTGATCAACGGGCAATCATCGGAACGTTTTGTTAAACAAGCGAATAGGCAGGGTATAGGAATTCAATCACTGACAAGTTGGATGCAGTCTAATCATTCTACGCAAATTATTTTGTTAGGATTCACTAATATTAAAAGTGCTCAAGATGCATTTGAGTTGTGTTTGAAATTAAAAAATTGTTATTTTTTAACTCAATAA
- a CDS encoding IclR family transcriptional regulator produces the protein MSSTCKYLIPGLEKGLQLLLLLAQQHRELTFAEILRLVDMPKATAYRAIQTLVHLDFIEQHPRTGAFSLGRKVLSLGLGYIASLDLTQLGQPIIEQLRDRSQCNSHLVIRDGRDIIYIARVSGAESKINHVTVGTRLLAHRTSLGRMLLSGLSRAEFDELYPDDELPDDAGSKQVFWNMIQADRLRGYVIGESFYRRGISSIVYPVYNRDSGVEAVISIMMPMDSIPAQERQRLQNEVRSAAQKLTEFIGGMTSMKAI, from the coding sequence TTGAGTTCAACATGCAAATATTTGATCCCCGGTTTAGAAAAAGGGTTACAACTTTTATTACTCCTTGCACAGCAACACCGCGAACTGACTTTCGCAGAAATTTTACGTTTAGTTGATATGCCAAAAGCTACAGCCTATCGCGCTATACAAACATTGGTTCATTTGGATTTTATCGAGCAGCACCCAAGAACCGGCGCCTTCTCCCTAGGTCGCAAAGTGCTTAGCCTAGGCTTAGGCTATATCGCCTCGCTCGATCTTACTCAATTAGGGCAACCTATCATCGAGCAATTACGCGATCGCAGTCAGTGCAATAGCCACCTTGTAATACGCGACGGCAGAGACATTATTTATATTGCCAGAGTCAGTGGAGCCGAATCAAAAATTAACCATGTTACCGTTGGAACACGTTTACTGGCACATCGGACATCCCTTGGACGTATGTTACTGAGTGGATTAAGTCGCGCCGAATTTGATGAATTGTATCCAGATGATGAACTTCCTGATGACGCCGGCAGTAAACAGGTTTTTTGGAATATGATCCAAGCAGACCGCTTACGCGGCTATGTCATCGGGGAATCATTCTATCGACGAGGAATTTCTTCTATTGTTTATCCTGTGTACAACCGAGACAGCGGTGTCGAAGCCGTCATTAGCATTATGATGCCAATGGATAGTATCCCAGCCCAAGAACGACAGCGATTACAAAATGAAGTTAGAAGTGCAGCGCAAAAACTTACCGAGTTTATTGGTGGCATGACATCCATGAAAGCGATATAG
- a CDS encoding aromatic ring-hydroxylating oxygenase subunit alpha yields MTTKTQLQNYQDYLDVGLRGQWYPVLSSWEVTSNPIGITRLEEQIVLWRDDKGQIHALEDRCPHRGARLSMGWNLGERIACWYHGVEVGGDGIVKDVPAVSQCPLEGQKCLKTYPVQELHGAIFLYFAIEDEVPPSLEFPEELADSENHSNFLCTATWHCNYQYALENVMDPMHGTYLHSSSHSMADGDKQSEMILQPTENGFIFRKNDQVGVNFDWVEFASTGANWLRLSIPYQKRFGPGGHFWIIGMVVPEDRFNTRVFFWRIRKVKDWQRDLWRFMYRNRLEGLHWDVLEQDRLILENMAPNARQQEFLYQHDVGLSRLRRIMQREAKKQFDQIYNKEVSNA; encoded by the coding sequence ATGACAACCAAAACACAACTTCAAAACTATCAAGATTACTTAGATGTTGGATTACGAGGCCAGTGGTATCCCGTTTTATCGAGCTGGGAAGTCACTAGCAACCCGATAGGCATCACCCGCCTCGAAGAACAAATTGTTTTATGGCGTGATGATAAAGGGCAAATTCATGCCTTAGAAGATCGCTGCCCACACCGTGGAGCGCGGTTATCTATGGGCTGGAATCTAGGTGAACGCATTGCTTGTTGGTATCACGGTGTTGAAGTTGGTGGTGATGGTATTGTCAAAGATGTTCCTGCGGTTAGTCAATGCCCGCTTGAAGGACAAAAATGCTTAAAAACCTACCCGGTTCAAGAATTGCATGGCGCCATTTTTCTCTACTTTGCCATTGAAGATGAAGTACCGCCATCACTTGAGTTTCCAGAAGAGTTAGCTGATAGCGAAAATCATAGCAATTTCTTATGTACTGCGACATGGCATTGCAACTATCAATATGCACTTGAAAATGTCATGGATCCAATGCATGGCACCTATTTGCATTCATCTTCTCACTCCATGGCGGATGGGGATAAACAATCAGAAATGATCTTACAGCCAACTGAAAATGGATTTATTTTCCGCAAAAATGACCAAGTCGGCGTCAACTTTGACTGGGTAGAATTTGCTAGCACAGGCGCTAATTGGCTTCGTTTATCGATTCCTTATCAAAAGCGTTTTGGACCAGGTGGACACTTCTGGATCATCGGTATGGTGGTTCCTGAAGATAGATTTAATACCCGAGTCTTCTTTTGGCGTATCCGTAAGGTCAAAGATTGGCAACGCGACCTGTGGCGCTTTATGTACCGCAATCGCTTAGAAGGCTTGCACTGGGATGTACTTGAGCAAGATCGCCTCATTTTAGAAAACATGGCACCAAATGCTCGTCAACAAGAATTCCTTTATCAACATGATGTTGGTTTATCACGTCTACGCCGTATTATGCAGCGCGAGGCCAAAAAGCAATTTGACCAAATCTACAACAAGGAAGTCTCAAATGCATGA
- a CDS encoding universal stress protein yields MYKKILVPIDITEKSLANMVLPHIRYLSEEESAHIHFLAIIPTVPFYTSMGFGFAEKADSENDKVTKQLVDIIKEFNLPKEKFTAQVIMGTPRDEILRIADDIQADLIVIGSRRPGVSTYFLGSTASMIIQNSKISVLTVR; encoded by the coding sequence ATGTATAAGAAAATTTTAGTTCCTATTGATATTACTGAAAAAAGTTTGGCTAATATGGTACTTCCTCACATTAGATACCTTTCAGAGGAAGAAAGCGCTCATATTCATTTTTTAGCAATCATCCCAACTGTACCTTTTTATACCTCAATGGGCTTCGGTTTTGCAGAAAAAGCAGACAGTGAAAACGACAAAGTGACAAAACAACTAGTTGATATAATTAAAGAATTTAATTTACCCAAAGAGAAGTTTACTGCCCAAGTGATCATGGGAACACCGAGAGATGAAATTTTACGTATCGCTGATGATATTCAAGCAGACCTAATTGTTATTGGTTCAAGACGACCTGGAGTATCGACGTATTTTCTTGGCTCAACCGCTTCAATGATCATCCAAAACTCTAAAATTTCTGTTTTAACTGTACGTTAA
- a CDS encoding VOC family protein, which yields MSVIGIEKLEFGVDDIAACQQFLQDFGLHKSSSNPSHFTTLSGASITVSAIDDPHLPAAFESGSTLRRITWGVKDASELEQIIKQIADCPQFKRTENGAECLDPNGMTVAFTITQQQPVDVEISPINQWGDIRRIDAPSPVYDKATPINIGHVVFFVDDLPTTEAFYCQKLGFQVSDRYIDRAVFLRTQINGCHHNLFLLKLPHRGRGLNHVAFTVRDIHEVIGGGLAMNRQNWSTFIGPGRHPISSAYFWYVNSPTGGAFEYYTNDDYLTEKWQPRELEHSLVSFTEWAIEGGIDHETRRQVKKEKE from the coding sequence ATGTCAGTCATTGGTATTGAAAAATTAGAGTTTGGGGTCGACGACATTGCGGCTTGCCAGCAATTTTTACAGGATTTTGGTTTACACAAATCCTCCAGTAACCCATCTCATTTCACCACATTATCGGGGGCTAGCATCACAGTTTCCGCTATTGACGACCCTCACCTACCCGCTGCATTTGAATCAGGCTCAACCTTGCGGCGTATCACTTGGGGCGTCAAAGATGCCTCAGAGCTAGAACAGATCATCAAACAAATCGCCGATTGTCCCCAATTCAAACGCACAGAGAATGGTGCTGAATGTCTGGATCCAAACGGTATGACAGTCGCGTTTACTATTACACAGCAACAGCCCGTTGATGTTGAAATTTCCCCTATTAATCAGTGGGGAGATATTCGCCGTATTGATGCACCGAGTCCTGTTTACGATAAAGCGACCCCAATTAATATCGGTCACGTGGTGTTTTTCGTTGATGATTTACCAACAACAGAAGCTTTTTACTGTCAAAAACTCGGTTTTCAAGTTTCCGATCGTTATATCGATCGCGCTGTTTTCTTGCGCACTCAAATCAATGGCTGCCATCACAATCTCTTTTTACTCAAGCTGCCACACCGAGGACGCGGCCTCAATCATGTCGCCTTTACCGTTCGTGATATCCATGAAGTCATTGGTGGTGGTCTGGCAATGAACCGCCAGAACTGGAGTACATTTATCGGCCCAGGCCGCCACCCAATATCATCTGCTTACTTTTGGTATGTCAACAGCCCAACAGGTGGCGCCTTTGAATATTACACCAATGACGACTATTTAACTGAAAAGTGGCAACCACGTGAACTCGAACACTCTCTAGTTTCTTTTACTGAATGGGCTATCGAGGGAGGTATCGACCACGAAACTCGCCGCCAAGTCAAAAAAGAGAAGGAGTGA
- a CDS encoding carboxymuconolactone decarboxylase family protein, with protein MNTLRLPYSKLSPDAYRGLIDCKKALEKGGLGIELIELVNLRVSQMNGCAFCLEMHAASLRERGVSNKKIDSLAGWQVSSHFNDKERVALAWAESLVNIAQTVAPDTLFQNLKHYFSDEQISDLTLAIGLMSALNRVAIGMRQ; from the coding sequence ATGAACACACTACGCCTACCCTATAGCAAATTATCACCTGATGCCTATAGAGGCTTAATTGATTGTAAAAAAGCATTAGAAAAAGGTGGATTAGGCATCGAGTTAATTGAACTCGTCAATCTACGAGTTTCACAAATGAATGGATGTGCTTTTTGTTTAGAAATGCATGCTGCTTCATTAAGAGAGCGTGGTGTGAGTAATAAAAAAATTGATAGCTTAGCGGGTTGGCAAGTGAGTTCTCATTTTAATGACAAAGAACGTGTGGCACTGGCTTGGGCTGAATCTTTGGTGAATATTGCTCAAACTGTCGCACCTGATACGTTATTTCAAAACCTGAAACATTATTTTTCCGATGAACAAATATCAGATTTAACCCTTGCCATTGGGCTAATGAGTGCGTTGAATCGTGTTGCTATTGGTATGCGCCAATAA
- the map gene encoding type I methionyl aminopeptidase, which yields MSNITIKTAEEIELMRESGRLLAKVFAMLDTFIVPGITTMEINDKVEDYIVNELQARPASKGQYDYQYVLNTSLNEVVCHGVPKVDEHLKAKDIINVDITLEKNGFIADSSKMYVMPEASPLARKLVKDTYDAMWEGIKQVKPGATLGDIGAAIQHHAQTNGYSVVREYCGHGIGREMHEDPQVLHYGVRGQGIELKEGMTFTIEPMINQGGMKIKTKKDGWTVVTRDKKLSAQSEHTILVTATGYEVLTLRDEEKNMMSS from the coding sequence ATGAGTAATATCACAATCAAAACAGCTGAAGAAATTGAATTGATGCGTGAGTCGGGGCGCTTATTAGCCAAAGTATTTGCTATGTTAGATACTTTTATTGTGCCGGGTATTACCACCATGGAAATAAATGACAAGGTTGAAGATTATATTGTCAATGAGTTACAGGCAAGGCCAGCGAGTAAAGGGCAATATGATTATCAGTATGTTTTAAACACCTCATTAAATGAAGTCGTTTGTCATGGTGTTCCAAAGGTTGATGAACATTTGAAGGCAAAAGATATTATCAACGTTGATATTACGTTGGAGAAAAATGGCTTTATTGCTGATTCGAGTAAAATGTATGTGATGCCTGAAGCATCGCCACTAGCGCGCAAATTAGTGAAAGATACCTATGATGCCATGTGGGAAGGGATTAAACAGGTAAAACCAGGGGCAACGTTAGGCGATATTGGCGCCGCTATTCAACATCATGCTCAAACCAATGGTTATAGTGTTGTTCGTGAATATTGTGGCCATGGTATAGGCCGAGAGATGCATGAAGATCCTCAAGTTTTACATTACGGTGTTCGTGGGCAAGGCATTGAATTAAAAGAAGGAATGACCTTTACTATTGAGCCAATGATCAATCAAGGCGGAATGAAGATCAAAACCAAGAAAGATGGTTGGACGGTGGTTACCCGTGATAAAAAGCTTTCTGCCCAGTCAGAACATACTATTTTGGTAACAGCTACGGGCTATGAAGTATTAACTTTACGCGATGAAGAGAAAAATATGATGTCCTCATGA
- a CDS encoding SDR family oxidoreductase, with product MHDLLAGKRIVITGAARGLGFSFAQTIAEQGAHVVLCDILKERLQQSVMQLQQAGLTAEGHHLDIADPEAIERVFQLIGQQGAIDGLVNNAALATGVGGKTLDEYDLDLWDRVMTVNVKGTWLVTKAALPYLRQSQQGKIVNIASDTALWGAPKLMAYVASKGAIISMTRSMARELGAQKICVNAIAPGLTKVEATEYVPAERHQLYENGRALQGEQQPEDVTGTVLYLLSPMANFVTGQLIPVNGGFVFN from the coding sequence ATGCATGATTTACTGGCGGGGAAACGTATTGTTATTACTGGTGCGGCAAGAGGCTTAGGGTTTAGTTTCGCCCAAACGATTGCCGAACAAGGCGCCCATGTTGTGTTGTGTGACATCCTAAAGGAGCGTTTACAGCAGAGCGTCATGCAACTACAACAAGCAGGTTTAACCGCCGAAGGTCATCACTTAGATATCGCCGATCCTGAGGCGATAGAACGTGTTTTTCAATTGATCGGACAGCAAGGGGCTATTGATGGCTTAGTGAATAATGCCGCACTTGCGACAGGGGTTGGTGGTAAGACATTAGACGAATATGACCTCGACCTTTGGGATCGCGTGATGACCGTTAATGTAAAAGGTACTTGGCTGGTTACTAAGGCGGCGCTGCCCTATTTACGTCAAAGTCAGCAAGGCAAAATTGTCAATATTGCCTCGGATACCGCTCTTTGGGGCGCACCAAAACTGATGGCTTATGTCGCTAGCAAAGGAGCAATTATTAGTATGACCCGTTCTATGGCGCGTGAGCTGGGCGCACAAAAGATCTGCGTCAATGCTATCGCTCCGGGTCTAACCAAAGTTGAAGCGACAGAATACGTTCCCGCAGAACGCCATCAACTCTATGAGAATGGACGAGCACTGCAAGGAGAGCAACAGCCTGAAGATGTCACAGGCACTGTTTTATATTTGCTTTCACCAATGGCTAATTTCGTGACGGGACAATTGATCCCAGTTAATGGCGGGTTTGTATTTAACTAA
- a CDS encoding recombinase-like helix-turn-helix domain-containing protein: MDPIQNFNPFLPANHQIIPAREGGKGHIQSPGTAPNVVWQTRSRIPDEYEVSLIAMLETLFASGVETLEQIIDELNQKQLFDRQGQQWNEASFREFLQVNGY; the protein is encoded by the coding sequence ATGGATCCAATACAAAATTTTAACCCCTTCTTACCGGCTAATCATCAAATTATCCCAGCAAGAGAAGGCGGTAAAGGTCATATTCAATCACCCGGTACTGCACCTAATGTCGTTTGGCAAACTCGCTCACGTATTCCCGATGAGTACGAAGTCTCACTAATAGCGATGTTAGAAACGTTATTTGCATCGGGTGTTGAAACCCTTGAACAAATCATTGATGAATTAAATCAAAAACAGCTATTTGACCGACAAGGTCAACAATGGAATGAAGCCAGTTTTCGCGAATTTCTCCAAGTAAATGGGTATTAA
- a CDS encoding Rieske (2Fe-2S) protein: MSWIAVCDVSQVQEEFPYSARVKDTEIGIFLVEEKYYAMEDVCPHAYALLSQGFVEDGKVECPLHEAVFDIRTGKCLREPGGRDLKTYQTRVVENRIEISLIEE; encoded by the coding sequence ATGAGTTGGATAGCGGTATGTGATGTCTCGCAAGTACAAGAGGAATTTCCTTATTCAGCACGTGTCAAGGATACCGAAATCGGCATTTTTCTCGTGGAAGAAAAATATTATGCCATGGAGGATGTTTGCCCACACGCTTATGCCTTACTCAGCCAAGGCTTTGTTGAAGATGGCAAAGTCGAGTGCCCACTCCACGAAGCCGTGTTTGATATACGAACAGGTAAGTGTCTACGTGAGCCAGGCGGCCGTGATTTGAAAACATACCAAACACGTGTTGTTGAAAACCGAATCGAAATCAGTTTGATTGAGGAGTAG